The DNA window aataaaatatataaaattattacaaattaatatatcaatacaaaattattttacaatAATAGCACAATAAAAAATACACACTAAAAATTATAGCATACCAAAGCTAATATCATTAAGAGTGACGCGGATAAGCGAAATCATTGTTATATTCTTCATCACTATCTTGTAGATTAAATGGATTTCGAACATTTGGATATTGACGTGATTGCCCATAGAGATATTGATTAGATTGAGATTACGAAAGATCATTAGAATGTGATGACTGATTTAGTAATAGTGTTTCGTCACGACGATTATAGTATTCGAATACACGATACACAGTAGAACTATCAGTTGTACTTGAAGAACTATACTCGGGACCATTACGTCCGACACCATGCCATATAGATGATGAAAACAAACATTTATATAGAAAGGTACCTGTAAATTTTATATCATCGAGACTAATACCATGAGGAATGACGTGAAAGAACAAAATCTTTCGGGTGTTATATCACCGTTCCCCTAATTATCAGTGTTTTTCTGCACATATCGATTTATGAGATGTTAATAAATATAGAGAGGCAAACAAATTATTTCTCTTGTAACTCTCTACATCTACTTTGTCACATTTATTATGATAGTTAATAATTGAGAGATCTGTATATAAATAATCTTGAGTGTTTTCCCCCTAATCAACCCCTTCTCCTAAAATTAATACTAAATTTTAATGTACAGAATTTAATATACATAAATTtacaatttatattaatgcttaatatatataaatgtgtgtctgtgtgtgtgtgttgtttgCCAATTGTTGTTTGTTACTAAACTATATAAAGAACTAAGAGTCTTGTCACTGATACAAACCAAAAAAATTATAGTTTATAGAATGTCTAATATGTGATAAGAATCCATAAAATTTCAAAGAATGTTTAGGTAAATAAATGCAAATTTGATcaaatgaaaaattttcatgtatATACAAAATAACATATAGTGCTTATGAAAATTCAATTTGTCAAGCTGCAATgtcatatttaaattattagttTGCAGGtatatttatttcaaaaaaatttaagcTTGTTTAAAAGGAAATGTTACTTATGTTAAAACTAAggtttgtttattttaaatgttaggCCCGGAGGAGATAGTTTTGGGATGGCGTAGGAACTTCTTGACTAAAATTTCTACTGTCCAAATATTTCcggttaaatttataaataagaaAAATCTGTACGTGTTACTGCAATGTATTATGCATTAAAAGTTCTATTGTGTCATAACAAGGCAATGGGGTAAGATTGAGTTAAGTTGAAGCCTGTTGTATGATATAGTGACACAATAATTCTAGCtaaaatgaattaatttttaatcgtgttaGCATATGGTGAGCCTAATCTGAAACATATAAATTCTTGTgtaataataatatttgatGTCTGTGTCATAGAATCTGAAAGAGTGAGAGTTGCTGTTAGACTCCGGCCAAGAAATTCtgatgatctttctgatatgGATTATGCTGATTGTGTGGAATTACAACCTGAGGTATACATTTACTCAGTTTTAATGCTTCTTAGCCTATATCGCTACCGTCGTTCTGCATGATTGTGAAAATCTGATGTCGCGGTTCTTGCCTCAGTAatgaattaattataatttcCACTACTGTACAGCTCAGAAAGCTAAAGTTGAAAAAAAACAACTGGAACTCTGAAGCTTACAGATTTGATGAAGTATTTACTCAAAGTGTTTCTCAGAAACATGTTTACGAGGTGGTGGCAAGGCCGGTAGTTGAGGTAAGTTCAATAATCATGCAGTATATATTTGAACAATCCTATTTAATTCTTCTATTTGAGTGCTCATTATTCTTTTATTGGTTTGCTCATGGAGGGGTTATCATAGGAGTTTTATGGGGATAAAGAAAAAGAATACTTATCACCTGACTAACTCCAAAAAAATGCTGGTTCATCATTTTCCAGATGGAACTTCGAGAAAACCGATTTTCTTTTCGCCTTGTGAACTTTGTAATTCTTCATTTATTATATTTGTGAAAAGATATTAGATATTCATTATGAACTACACAATGATAGTTTGGCTTAACTTTTGATGTTATGATATCCTTGTGATGTATTTGATACATTCTTGCAGAGTGTGCTTGATGGGTATAATGGTACAGTCATGGCTTATGGTCAAACAGGCACTGGCAAGACTTACACGCTTGGCAAAATGGGTAATGACGAATCATCTGAGCGTGGTATCATGGTTAGGGCTATGGAGGACATAATAGCGAGCACATCTGCATCAGATACTATTGAAATCTCCTATTTGCAGGTAACAAGCTAATAGAATTGTGGATTGTTGATTGTTTACAAGTTAAATGTTatctaatatattttttgtttgatATTGCTCCTACTAGTTGAGTTTTGAAAAACAATGCATCATTGAAGTAACAATATCTAGTATTGAAAATTTCAATATCAGGAACACATATAGTTAAAACTTGAAGCTAGATTTATCCATGATATCTATATTATCATGCACGTGTTAAGAATTTTTTCGTCAATTTACTAACAAGCACTGTTACATATACCCTCTGTCTGTTGATATTTATGAAAGCTGTTATAATTTGCCATTAATTCTTTCATATTTATTGTTCTACAGTTATACATGGAGTCCATTCAAGATTTGCTTGCTCCTGAAAAAACAAATATTCCAATTGCTGAAGATGCCAAGACTGGAGAAGTTACAGTCCCTGGTGTTGAAATAGTTCAAATACGAAATCTTGATACTTTCTTACAACTATTGCAAATTGGAGAAACTAACCGTCATGCAGCTAATACAAAGATGAATACAGAATCCTCACGCAGTCATGCAATCCTTATGGTACACATAGCTATCTAATATGGCAAGATCTTACTTCTGATTGTGCTCCATATCCCTTGGTATGGATTGTTAcaaaagtttatgcatctttttGTGATAATTTATTACCTCACATCCTTGTCTTTAGGTATTCATTCGTAGACCTCACttggaaaaagaagaaaaagaaatctATCAACAAAAGGATAGTTCCACTGACAGACACGGACATCATGTGCCTACTATCCGGAAGAGCAAGCTACTGTTGGTTGATCTCGCGGGATCTGAACGAATAGATAAATCTggtttactttttattttgagagTTGAATATATTGCTTAGTTTGGCTCGTTCTCCTCAGAAACTTTAGTATTACTATAGTGTAGAAGAAACTTCGCCCTGAAATGCTTATCAAATTTAATTTGTGACAGCAATATTTTCGTTCTGATCTTTCCTATTGAATGATCTTTTTTCCTCTTTCTTTGAGTTTGCATGTATTTTTGGTAGTTTAATCTTTCTTTTCTTGTTTCAGGGAGTGAAGGTCACATGCTTGAGGAGGCCAAATTTATCAATCTCTCCCTGACATCCTTAGGAAAGTGCATAAATGCATTGGCTGAAAACTGTCCTCATATACCAACTAGAGATTCTAAATTGACAAGATTGCTTCGTGATTCATTTGGAGGTTATCTTTTTCCCCTTTCCTAATCTGTTTCAACTGTTTTCATGAATATCTTGTTAAAAGATATTGTTTTCTCAAACTCATACAAGTGCAATATATCAGGTTCTGCAAGAACTTCACTTATCATAACAATTGGACCATCTTCTCGCCATCATGCAGAAACGGCAAGCACCATTGTGTTTGGACAACGGGTGAGTGTTATGTTCGTCTTTATTAGCCTGATAGAATAAATTTGATGCTACACCTTTGGTGCTGTGACAAAGTCTGAAAGTAGTTTAAGTATAGTACAATAGACTACTCCCACAATTTTAGTAATCTATTTTCACGAAATGAGGATGAACATGAGcaagttacttttggaacccCTTGTGCTGGACCCTTGCTTTTGAGGACCTCCCTGTTGGCTCAGAGTGTGTCAACAAAGTTCCAATTTTATATTATAAGATGTCATGTGTATGTGGCGTTGGAGAAGTTGCAGACTTTTGAATATATGGAAAATACCTGTCCCACCGAGGATTCAAGTATTCTCGTGGATTGTGGCGTTGGAGAAGTTGCAGACTTTTGATGTGTTGCAGAGAAAATGGACAACTAATGCGTTGAGTCCGCATTGCTGTACTCTGTGTCGCAACAATGCAGAGAGCCAAGATCACCTTCTCCTACATTGTGCTTTCTCTGCACAGATTTGGTCCAAAGCTTTTAAAGAGTTGGAATTGGTGTGGGCTGTACCGGATAAGGCAAAGGATATGTACACAGTTGAACCGAGCTTGCATAATGGAAGGAAACACTTGAGATTCTGGTTCACCGTCGTCCACTGCATTTTTTGGTCCATTTGGATGGAGAGGAATAGGCGAATTTTCGAAGATAAAGAGGAGGTGGTTGAAGAACTATGGGACAAAGTCAAATTTAGAGTTGCATGTTGGGTGAAGATTCAGAAAGACTACGAACATCTGAGTGTCTCTCAAGTTTACAGGGACTGGAATTTTGTTCTAGTTTAAGATGTCTTGTACTTGCTTTTAATCTTTCGTAGGATTTCTATTCTTATTTAGCGGATGTCTTGTCCGCTTTTTGTACCAAACAACTATTGCGTCATTTATAATATATGtctcttatcaaaaaaaaaatgtgtgtGTAGCTTGATAAGCGATGATTAGATGGGAAGGCCAAAGGCTCGTCTATAATTCTAGAGTAGATTAACCATATTTGAGGCTTTTGTATATCCCTTGTAGTGTTATTCACTTTCAGACATATTTTCAGGGTCCTGAAATATTTGATTGTGAATGTTGCATAAATAGTTCTTTCTATTTGTTATAGAAGTATGTCTTACAATATGGTGCTGTtggtaatttattataatttaggATCAGATTATTtggtatttttaattgtttatgcataAATGGGGTCCTTTTTACTCTGCATCAACATGTTCCCTCGTATCGAAATAAGCGTATAGTTCATATCTGCAGGCCATGAAAGTTGTCAACGCGGTAAAGCTGAAAGAGGAATTCGATTACGAAAGCCTATGCAGGAAGTTGGAGACTCAGGTTGAACATCTCACTACCGAGATTGACCAACAGCAAAAGTTGCGGGAGAATGACAaaaaagaaatggagaaaaagcTTGAAGAATTTCAATTTTCTTCAGCTGAAACGGAAATGCAGTTAGTTACTAAGACTGAGGTATTTGCTTAAGTCATTTTTTACAGTTTTACTTCAAGTACTGAATTAGCTTTTATGTGTTTGAAGTGAAACACCATTTACAATTTTTAAGCTTTATATTCTGAATGAAATATCTCGATTGCAGCTGTTACAGAAGGAGAATGCTCGATTAACTCTGGACATGAAAGATTTACTACAGGAATGAACGGTTTGAGAGAACATGGAAAATTGCTGCTTGATGATATTACACGCTTAGAAGTCACAGTGAAGAATACCAAGGTATGTGAAAAATAAATGCCCTCAAAGTGTCTTTGAGTCCTAGATATCTTGTCATGTTATGCCTTTAGATTGTTCCCTCTTAACATCATTTTACTCTGACAGTTTCTGGAGAAGGAAAACACTAGGTTGAAGTTGGAGTTGAATGATGCGTTAAAAGATTTGAACTACCATAAAGACCATAACAATACCATGAACGATGAGGTTGCACGCTTAGAGACAAATTTAAAGCAAAGCAAGGTATGAGATCGAACCTCTGTCCACTTGAAGAATATTTATTCTATGATTCAGGACTTTGCTTCACTATTTCAATGGTCATGGATTTGAGTAAGTTGTTGGGAATTTGGGAAACTAGATTTAATCTTCCATTTACAAAAAAACTATATCTGGAGCTACATTTATGAACAATATGTCTATGCTAGGTCTTTCCTCAATCTAAATCTTCACACTTAAGTCtttggagttgtatatatggactTGGATAATCATTTGGTGTAGGAGCACTCGATTTCTTCAGCCTGCCATTTTGTGGTTTTCCATGCAGCTTCCATCAAGTTTCTTGTGTATGGTTAGGCTTTCCACAATATTCACAATTGAGGCCAGTTTTGTCTCCTACACGATGGTTCTGGAAGGATTTACAGCTAGCACGAGCTTTAGGAATGGCCATGGCTGATCCTTCGACAGATTCCATTTACCAGGAGTTTTTTTCCTAGCATAACCTGTCTACGGCTCTATTCTCGCCGCACCTCTGCAAAAACTTCTCCAATGGATGTAATAGGGTTTCTCCCAAAAATTCGGCCATAAACTTAAAGATGCGACCAACATCGGCTATCTTTTTATAATACATGCAATCATCAAGTGATTTCCATTCATAATCATTGGATAAGTCCAGATCTTGCCAAATTCTCTAAAGGGAATTAAAATATGTAGTCACAGAATTCTCACCTTGGCGAATTTCCCAAGTCGTAGGGTTAATTCGAACACTTGGGATTGATTCCTTAAATCTGAGTACATTTGCGAAACATTTTCCCATAACTCCTTGGCCATTGAATAGCAAAGACAATTCGAACTTATCTCTTTGGCCACGGAGTTGACCAACCAAGTCATCACCATTGAGTTTTCAGCATCCTATGTGGCATAGGCTGGTTTTTTTTCATCAGGCTTTGTTGTTTCGCCTGTAATATAGCCGATCTTGCCTCTCCCCTGATGTACATTCTAACTGCTTGAGACCATCGAAGGAAATTGTCACCATTGAGTCGGATTGTATAGATCTGAATGGGATGATTTTCTGATGGGTTTCAAACAAATTAAGTCTCGTGTGGAGGAGGCAGGGACTTTCGGTCTTAGACATTTTTCGGAAGCGAATTTAAAACCTAAGATCTTTGATTTTGTTCTGATACCAAATTGACAGAAAAACAATCAAAGTATTGAGAAATAATTCTTGTATATCACAAGCATAATGGCTGTTCATTAATATATAAACTCTACTTTTAAACAAAACCGGAAACAAATCTTCCTAAGGAAACTAACAAATGAACTCCTAAAATCTCTCTAAAAGATTATGTACACAAATATACAATATTCTAGGATATCTTCCAACAATAAATGACATACAGTTCTCTAAAGTCATAAATTTATCACAATATTTACCTTGTTTTCCAGAAAATGTAATAAGAAAAGCAGCACGAGAGAGATTGAGAGCAAATGGAATGATCATCCATTATGCTGTCAGAAATCAAAATTTACTTGACCCTTTCCCAAAGCCTGCAGTTGAATAATTTCACTTATTAGATATTGAAGTGACGCTGTTCAGCAAAATAAGTCACGGGAATTTTAATCCTATAAGCCAGAAAATGTCCATGTTTCCAAGAATAATGCTATTTCTTTACTTGTTAGTAGCAACAGCAGCTAGAGAATTTGAGAAATCAGAAAATGCTTGCTGAAGTGACCCAAATGTACGAGGAGAAAATAGCTGATCTGATGAAGCAACTAGACAATGAGAAGGAGGTATGTGCTAGTGCTGAAGTGGAAATAGAGAAGATGAAGAGGCAAACCAGTGAGATTCAAATGTCAATGCAGGTGAACTGTTTCCTACtcgataaaaatattttaatcaaaatgtTTTTGGCTTTCTTAATCAAGTTTATGGCTTCCCATGTCAAGGTCTTCTGTGTCATTATGTCCGTTAAATCTATCAATCTACCCCTTGTTCTTTTCTATTAAAATTGTGATAAGAAGCCACCAAcaattttgaagttcaaattttctgtaaaataatcTGATGTGGCCTCCATAAATACAGAAAAATCAGGTAAAAAGTTTCAGATATCATAAAGCTCTAGCAGAAACGACTAGCATGTACGAAGAGAGAATAGAGGCGTTGAATCAACAACTCAAAGATGAGTGTTCTCGTGCTGAAAGAATTGCACAAGAACTGAAGTCTACAAAAGAGCTTCTGATTGAAAATCAGAATTCTGTCCAGGTAAAGTATTATTATCGTGccataattttcattttttccgTCTTGTACTTGTATCAGTTAATTTATTCTGCAATGCCAAGTAGTTTGTCCTATTTGATCCCTCTAGTTTTTTTTTGAATCATTAGCTTATAAGCTTATAATGCAAATTTTGTCGTATGTTTCTTTTTTCTGTCAAATCTTTGGCTTATAAGAATATGGGGATTCTTTTTCCGAGTTCACGATTCTATTGTACTGAGGTCTCAGCTATTGATTTTACAAATatgttcaaattattttatcaattcTTTCTTTTTTCATTATTCTAGAATAGTGCAGAAGAAGAGATCAAGGAGATTCAAATGAGATTGCAAGAAATGCATCAACTGCATGCAGAAACTGTCGATGAAACTAGAATATTAAGGAGAGACTACAAAAACTTAGAATCTGAAAAGGTATATTTTTACTCACTGAATTTTGAAATTGTTTCATTTTTCATGTTCAAAGTTGTGCCATTTTGTATTCCACAACCGTTTTGTATATTTCGATATGGAAGAATATCAACTCTTATTTTCTCGGGGATGCTATTAAATGTTTTTATGAATTATCAGGAAGCACATAAAAATGAACTACATGCTGTCAAGCAAGCACTTCAAGTTGAGGAAAGGCGAAGAAAGcgagctgaaactgaactgctAAATGTAATAAAGGTTGTGCCTGAAAGTGAAGATGGATTCGAGGTAAATAAGCTTTCTTCCTGGCAAAGTCACGAGAACTGTCTTTGATTTAAGACATATATTCATGAAAATACCTTCGCTTTTGCAGGAAAAGAAACCATATACTCATGAAAATACAACCAAAGGGACTTCAGCTTCGCTCAACCCCCAAGTGTCACATAAGTCAAGCCTGTCAAGAGAAACTATCCTCAGCCAGAGGAACACAATTTCAAAGATTTGTGAGGAAGGCAGGATTCTAATATCTGGATCATCTTGTTTAATATTGTGAAAAAAAGGAAGAATTGATAAGTCCAAATGGATATGATGATGCATTTTAGTGATGCGAAGTTAAATTTTGTCAAGTGTCATTATAAGGACTTAAGCAAGCTCTTTATGTTATGTGGATATAATTTGTCAAGATCCTTGTCTACCACTGTATTCACTTCATTTTGTTGTGTATCAATTCAGTTGGGCTCCAGAAGATATTGTCACTGTTAGAATCAAATGATATAGATGTCCAAATCCATGCTGTGAAAGTTGTGGCCAACCTTGCTGCTGAAGGTAAGTAAGGTTAGAGTTTGGATGGATAAAGCTTCTTTTTGTGTGTCATGGGTCATGAATCCTTAAGGTTCtacataaatttgaaaattcttCAAAATTGGACTCATCATGATGGTTTGCATGTAACTGGTAATTTGTTTTGTCTAATTCTAGTACTGAATAATGAATTGCATTGAATATAGGTGTTCCTGACTAAACATTGTTTTCTgactcatttttcatatttcagATATCAACCAGGAAAAAATTGTTAAGGAAGGTGGTCTAGATGCACTGCTTATGCTGGTGGAATCATCACAGAACATAACGATACTCAGGGTAGCTTCTGGAGCCATCGCTAATTTGGCAATGAATGGTACCCCTTAATCTATACCTttccatttttttctttttgaacaaAACATATGTCAGAGAGTTTCTTGCATATGCTAAAACCGGATGATGGGAAGTTGCTCTTTAATGCACTTGAAATCATACTTGTttgtattcagaaacaaatcaAGGTTTGATAACAAACAAAGGAGGTGCTCAACTTCTTGCAAAAGCGGCTTTCAAAACAGATGATCATCAAACTTTGCGAATGGTTGCTGGTGCAATTGCAAATCTGTGTGGAAATGGTTAGTCCATCATAGTTTTTCTGGTATATTACCTAGAAAATCTGCTCCCCTTGTCTACCTTGATATTGGATAGTTTGCATATCATCT is part of the Primulina eburnea isolate SZY01 chromosome 1, ASM2296580v1, whole genome shotgun sequence genome and encodes:
- the LOC140823836 gene encoding LOW QUALITY PROTEIN: kinesin-like protein KIN-UC (The sequence of the model RefSeq protein was modified relative to this genomic sequence to represent the inferred CDS: inserted 1 base in 1 codon) codes for the protein MASAGIGRALHKSDRPPSSSSSGSGFHGGNAAVPKSNNGFHGGGAQPHSSRAKAPPAVSNSRRSVTPTSRSRSAAIENDPESERVRVAVRLRPRNSDDLSDMDYADCVELQPELRKLKLKKNNWNSEAYRFDEVFTQSVSQKHVYEVVARPVVESVLDGYNGTVMAYGQTGTGKTYTLGKMGNDESSERGIMVRAMEDIIASTSASDTIEISYLQLYMESIQDLLAPEKTNIPIAEDAKTGEVTVPGVEIVQIRNLDTFLQLLQIGETNRHAANTKMNTESSRSHAILMVFIRRPHLEKEEKEIYQQKDSSTDRHGHHVPTIRKSKLLLVDLAGSERIDKSGSEGHMLEEAKFINLSLTSLGKCINALAENCPHIPTRDSKLTRLLRDSFGGSARTSLIITIGPSSRHHAETASTIVFGQRAMKVVNAVKLKEEFDYESLCRKLETQVEHLTTEIDQQQKLRENDKKEMEKKLEEFQFSSAETEMQLVTKTELLQKENARLTLDMKDLLQEXNGLREHGKLLLDDITRLEVTVKNTKFLEKENTRLKLELNDALKDLNYHKDHNNTMNDEVARLETNLKQSKQQQLENLRNQKMLAEVTQMYEEKIADLMKQLDNEKEVCASAEVEIEKMKRQTSEIQMSMQKNQVKSFRYHKALAETTSMYEERIEALNQQLKDECSRAERIAQELKSTKELLIENQNSVQNSAEEEIKEIQMRLQEMHQLHAETVDETRILRRDYKNLESEKEAHKNELHAVKQALQVEERRRKRAETELLNVIKVVPESEDGFEEKKPYTHENTTKGTSASLNPQVSHKSSLSRETILSQRNTISKICEEVGLQKILSLLESNDIDVQIHAVKVVANLAAEDINQEKIVKEGGLDALLMLVESSQNITILRVASGAIANLAMNETNQGLITNKGGAQLLAKAAFKTDDHQTLRMVAGAIANLCGNERLHAVLKDDGALKALLGMADSGNTDVIAQVARGLANFAKCESRRIMQGHWRGRSLLMDDGALSWLVANLNESSASTKRHLELAICHLAQNEENARDFISSGGLKELIEISEESAKEDIRNLAKKTLRLSSLFRGELRIA